One segment of Herbaspirillum hiltneri N3 DNA contains the following:
- a CDS encoding phospholipase D-like domain-containing protein, translating to MSIPVDLPGGEFLPELTSPSLQAGIARLGPSQYRGIVLVDGGYQPSYSCLEIRATELAAISDAQEFIAMQAAENAKQRRD from the coding sequence ATGAGCATCCCTGTCGACCTGCCCGGCGGCGAATTCCTGCCGGAGCTTACCAGCCCATCCCTGCAAGCCGGCATCGCGCGTCTGGGGCCCTCGCAATACCGGGGCATCGTGCTCGTGGATGGCGGCTACCAGCCCAGCTACAGTTGCCTGGAAATCCGGGCGACCGAGCTGGCCGCGATCAGCGACGCCCAGGAATTCATCGCCATGCAAGCTGCCGAAAACGCTAAACAGCGCCGTGACTGA
- the ligD gene encoding DNA ligase D translates to MSLARYRAKRDFRITPEPPPATRRSGKMLSYFIQRHHARALHYDFRLEVGGVLKSWAVPKGPSLDPHDKRLAVHVEDHPYDYGSFEGRIPEHQYGAGEVVLWDRGEWLPIGDPVAGLKKGHLEFELRGVKLNGRWNLVRMGKPAEKDSKSKENWLLIKEKDDAAREGKQADITGLRPESVADALPPKAVKPAAKAAETTPKNRRNAHRAAMPAKLDVQLATLAEHAPDGDEWLSEMKFDGYRGLCRIEGGEARIFTREHLDWSKRWPQLTQALAALDVDEAWIDGEVVALLEGGSISFEALQDQAGYGGVTLALYVFDLLWLNGEDLRDTPLLERKRRLREVVPGVDGSGLIRFSEHIVGDAAEVYRHACLHGMEGTVVKRIDAAYAGRRDRSWLKLKCALRQEFVIAGYTDPAGSRVGFGALLVGVHDAATGELHYAGRVGTGFDDRNLAQLLKRFKTLERDQPAFVDPPRGRLAHGVHWLAPKLVAEVKFAQWTKSGILRHGAFVALREDKKAGDIVRERKDATPDVPDAPDATAASGKSCKSAKAGSAGGVIAGVRLTHPDKLLFTDPHLSKRDLAEYYASIADWLLPHVQRRPMTMVRCPDGSAGKCFFQRHLGQGAPDAVEKIEVPEGKGSADYMMVNDVAGLVATVQMGVLELHTWGSREGKLTQPDRVVFDLDPAPDVPWGKVVDGARLVHGLLEEIGLRSFVKTSGGKGLHVVVPIVPEQDWDVVKEWSRSLATHMAEVLPDYFTAKMAKVARNGKIYIDYLRNGIGATTVAAYSPRARPGAPVSVPLTWDELSARTKADSFNVATVPKRLASLKRDPWHDYAGTKQRLTKKILSLFPTEEESA, encoded by the coding sequence ATGAGCCTGGCCCGCTATCGCGCCAAGCGTGATTTCAGGATCACGCCCGAGCCGCCGCCGGCCACGCGCCGGTCCGGCAAGATGCTCAGCTACTTCATTCAGCGCCATCACGCCCGCGCTTTGCACTACGACTTCCGCCTCGAAGTGGGCGGCGTGCTCAAAAGCTGGGCGGTGCCGAAAGGTCCCAGCCTGGACCCGCACGACAAGCGCCTGGCGGTGCACGTGGAAGACCATCCCTACGACTACGGCAGTTTTGAAGGCCGCATTCCCGAGCACCAGTACGGCGCCGGCGAAGTGGTCCTGTGGGATCGCGGGGAATGGCTGCCGATCGGCGATCCGGTGGCCGGCTTGAAAAAAGGACACCTGGAATTCGAGCTGCGCGGCGTCAAACTGAACGGGCGCTGGAACCTGGTGCGCATGGGCAAGCCCGCAGAAAAAGACAGCAAGAGCAAGGAAAACTGGCTGTTGATCAAGGAAAAGGACGACGCCGCACGCGAAGGCAAACAGGCCGACATCACCGGCTTGCGGCCGGAAAGCGTAGCGGATGCACTGCCTCCCAAGGCCGTAAAACCTGCAGCCAAGGCGGCTGAAACAACGCCGAAAAACCGCCGGAACGCACATCGCGCCGCCATGCCGGCCAAGCTCGACGTCCAGCTGGCGACGCTGGCCGAACACGCACCCGACGGCGACGAATGGCTCAGCGAAATGAAGTTCGACGGCTATCGCGGGTTGTGCCGCATCGAGGGCGGCGAGGCGCGCATCTTTACGCGCGAGCATCTCGACTGGAGCAAGCGCTGGCCGCAACTGACCCAGGCGCTGGCCGCGCTTGACGTCGATGAAGCCTGGATCGACGGGGAAGTGGTGGCATTGCTGGAGGGCGGCAGCATCAGTTTCGAAGCCTTGCAGGACCAGGCCGGCTATGGCGGAGTAACGTTGGCCCTGTACGTGTTCGACCTGCTGTGGCTCAACGGCGAGGACTTGCGCGACACGCCGCTGCTGGAGCGCAAGCGCCGGCTGCGCGAAGTGGTGCCGGGGGTGGACGGCAGCGGGCTGATCCGTTTCAGCGAACATATCGTCGGCGACGCCGCCGAAGTCTATCGCCACGCCTGCCTGCACGGCATGGAGGGTACCGTGGTCAAGCGCATCGATGCCGCCTATGCGGGGCGGCGCGACCGCAGCTGGCTCAAGCTCAAGTGCGCGCTGCGCCAGGAATTCGTCATCGCCGGCTATACCGATCCGGCCGGCAGCCGAGTCGGCTTCGGCGCTTTGCTGGTGGGCGTGCATGATGCAGCAACCGGAGAGTTGCACTACGCCGGACGCGTCGGAACCGGCTTCGACGACCGCAATCTGGCGCAACTGCTCAAGCGCTTCAAAACCCTGGAGCGCGATCAGCCGGCCTTCGTCGATCCGCCGCGCGGCCGGCTGGCGCATGGCGTGCACTGGCTGGCGCCGAAGCTGGTGGCGGAGGTGAAGTTCGCGCAGTGGACCAAATCCGGCATCCTGCGTCACGGCGCGTTCGTGGCGTTGCGCGAGGACAAGAAGGCCGGCGACATCGTGCGCGAGAGGAAGGACGCTACGCCTGATGTTCCTGATGCTCCTGATGCGACGGCAGCGTCAGGAAAATCCTGCAAATCCGCGAAGGCCGGATCTGCAGGCGGCGTTATCGCAGGCGTGCGCCTCACCCATCCCGACAAGTTGCTGTTCACTGATCCGCACCTGAGCAAACGCGATCTCGCCGAATACTACGCCAGCATCGCCGACTGGCTGCTGCCACACGTGCAGCGACGCCCGATGACCATGGTGCGCTGTCCCGACGGCAGTGCCGGCAAGTGCTTCTTCCAGCGCCATCTGGGCCAGGGAGCGCCTGACGCCGTGGAGAAGATCGAGGTCCCGGAAGGCAAGGGCAGCGCCGACTACATGATGGTCAACGATGTTGCCGGACTGGTCGCTACCGTCCAGATGGGCGTATTGGAACTGCATACCTGGGGCTCGCGCGAGGGCAAGCTGACGCAACCGGACCGGGTCGTCTTCGATCTCGATCCGGCGCCGGACGTCCCGTGGGGCAAGGTGGTTGACGGCGCCCGGCTGGTGCACGGCTTGCTGGAAGAAATCGGCTTGCGCAGTTTCGTCAAGACCTCGGGCGGCAAGGGCTTGCACGTGGTCGTACCGATCGTGCCGGAACAGGACTGGGATGTTGTCAAGGAATGGTCGCGTAGCCTCGCCACGCACATGGCGGAAGTACTGCCGGATTACTTCACTGCAAAGATGGCGAAGGTGGCGCGCAACGGCAAGATCTACATCGATTACCTGCGCAACGGGATAGGAGCCACCACCGTCGCCGCGTATTCGCCGCGAGCGCGGCCGGGAGCACCGGTGTCGGTACCGCTGACCTGGGATGAATTGAGCGCCAGGACAAAGGCAGACAGCTTCAATGTCGCCACCGTGCCGAAACGGCTGGCCTCGCTCAAGCGCGATCCCTGGCATGACTATGCCGGTACGAAACAGCGCCTAACCAAGAAGATTTTGTCGTTGTTCCCTACTGAAGAGGAGTCAGCATGA
- a CDS encoding ATP-binding protein — MKLDAALTQYSFLQGPGTMGRLILEHDWSATPLGPIGNWPQSLKTSISLMINSRQPMWLGWGEDITFFYNDAYIAVLSESKHPSALGRPAAEVWAEIWDICGPLADKVFHHAEATLVDDIRLFMNREYGLEENYFSFSYSPIRDESGKVGGLFCTNAEMTSKHLNARRLRTLSDLARGALVERTTAGACAAAAAILADNPDDIPFALLYLADCSRRQVLLEQRVRVAALDPVAPAGVVVGAADADADAGTATSFWPFEQALGASGKILIDISAVDTLPPGLADQHLQQAVMLPLQTPGQEHPIGVLICGVNPTRQLDEDYQTFFDLLAGQIGIAIQNARSAEAEKQRADLLAELDQAKTTFFSNVSHEFRTPLTLMLGPLNDMLADKEHSLPAAQQERAEMLRRNALRLQRLVNTLLDFSRTQAGRTQASYVQIDLAAFTADLASTFRSTIEGAGLRFEVDCPPLSEATWVDPGMWEKIVLNLLSNAFKFTFAGKIGIRLRGHGDHVSLTVSDTGVGIAREQLPLVFKRFHRVEGSQSRTHEGSGIGLALVRDLVTLQGGAIGVDSDLDQGSSFTLTIPAGRDHLPAERVVDSADPVSLSPLADAYAAEADRWSGAKTSTAIEAEETIGADRIRTNPLPSAGARILVADDNADMREYLCNLLQSHWRVEAVGNGAEALESVRANPPDLILSDVMMPQLDGFGLLNALRSEDASKDIPFLLLSARAGEEARLEGIAAGADDYLVKPFSSRELITRIESMLLRSQIRAMEKRHADRMATIFAQAPVAIAITRGPNHVFELANTPYQELVGNRPIIGRTVRESLPELEGQVVLELLDKVYRSAEPYIGRSLGVMLRRSPGAAEERFFDFVYQPMLKTDGSIEGIAVVAFEVTELTRARQAAEVANRTKDEFLAMLGHELRNPLTPILTAVHLMRLRGGGGMEKECSVIERQARHLVRLVDDLLDVSRVAQGKINLQKKKLEIADIISKAVETASPLLEERQHRLTLNVPAQGLHVHADPERLTQVLANLLTNACKYTENRGHISVDARLDNNQIVVDVRDNGIGIRPNMLPHVFEMFAQETQAIDRAGGGLGLGLAIVRSLTELHGGSVHVFSAGPGAGSVFTIKLPAVLSDATPILLPLTPDSLHDLQPAEKGCAILIVDDNLDAAQILGELLTMQGHEIRIAYDGPSALDIVKDFTPRIALLDIGLPIMDGYEVAGHLRAMPQLDGIRLIALTGYGQASDKLRSLQAGFDHHLVKPVDIDVVEELIRSTLAASAAASEVSAGVLGNLIAGAAPDAEPA; from the coding sequence ATGAAGCTTGACGCCGCATTGACGCAGTACAGTTTTCTCCAGGGTCCGGGGACCATGGGACGACTGATACTGGAACATGACTGGTCCGCCACCCCGCTCGGGCCCATTGGCAACTGGCCGCAAAGCCTGAAGACCTCCATCAGCCTGATGATCAATTCGCGACAGCCCATGTGGCTGGGCTGGGGCGAAGACATCACCTTTTTCTACAACGACGCCTACATCGCCGTACTCAGCGAATCCAAGCATCCTTCAGCGCTGGGGCGCCCCGCCGCCGAAGTCTGGGCGGAAATCTGGGATATCTGCGGCCCGCTGGCGGACAAGGTGTTCCATCACGCCGAAGCGACCCTGGTGGACGATATCCGGCTGTTCATGAATCGCGAATACGGCCTGGAGGAAAACTACTTTTCCTTTTCCTACAGTCCGATCCGCGACGAGTCCGGCAAAGTCGGGGGCCTGTTCTGCACCAACGCGGAAATGACCTCCAAGCACCTCAACGCCCGTCGCCTGCGCACGCTGTCCGACCTGGCGCGGGGGGCGCTGGTCGAGCGGACCACCGCAGGCGCTTGCGCCGCCGCCGCCGCAATCCTGGCCGACAATCCCGACGATATCCCGTTCGCCCTGTTGTATCTGGCCGATTGCAGCCGTCGCCAGGTGCTGCTGGAACAGCGCGTGCGCGTCGCAGCGCTCGACCCGGTTGCTCCCGCGGGCGTGGTTGTCGGCGCCGCTGATGCTGATGCTGATGCCGGCACAGCGACCTCCTTCTGGCCGTTCGAACAAGCGCTCGGCGCCAGCGGCAAAATCCTGATCGACATCAGCGCGGTCGATACGCTACCGCCCGGTCTGGCCGACCAGCATCTGCAGCAGGCGGTGATGCTGCCGCTGCAGACGCCGGGACAAGAACACCCGATCGGCGTACTGATCTGCGGCGTCAATCCGACTCGCCAGCTGGATGAGGACTACCAGACCTTCTTCGATTTGCTGGCGGGCCAGATCGGCATCGCCATCCAGAACGCGCGCTCCGCCGAAGCGGAAAAACAGCGCGCCGACCTGCTGGCCGAACTGGACCAGGCCAAGACCACTTTCTTCAGCAACGTCAGCCACGAATTCCGCACGCCGCTTACGCTGATGCTGGGGCCGCTGAACGACATGCTGGCCGACAAGGAACACAGCCTGCCTGCAGCGCAGCAGGAGCGCGCCGAAATGCTCCGCCGCAATGCCCTGCGCTTGCAACGGCTGGTGAATACCCTGCTCGATTTTTCGCGCACCCAGGCCGGCCGCACGCAGGCCTCGTATGTGCAGATCGACCTGGCGGCATTTACGGCCGACCTCGCCAGCACCTTCCGCTCGACCATCGAAGGCGCGGGACTGAGATTCGAGGTGGATTGCCCGCCCTTGAGCGAAGCGACCTGGGTCGATCCGGGCATGTGGGAAAAAATCGTCCTCAACCTGCTCTCCAACGCCTTCAAGTTCACCTTCGCCGGCAAGATCGGCATCCGCCTGCGCGGTCACGGCGACCACGTCAGCCTGACCGTCAGCGACACCGGCGTCGGCATCGCCCGTGAACAGTTGCCGCTGGTGTTCAAGCGTTTCCATCGCGTCGAAGGTTCGCAATCGCGCACCCATGAAGGCTCCGGCATCGGCCTGGCACTGGTGCGCGATCTCGTCACGCTGCAGGGCGGCGCCATCGGTGTCGACAGCGATCTGGACCAGGGATCGTCGTTCACGCTGACGATCCCGGCCGGACGCGATCATCTGCCGGCCGAGCGCGTGGTCGACTCCGCCGACCCGGTCAGCCTGAGTCCGCTGGCGGATGCCTACGCCGCCGAAGCGGATCGCTGGAGCGGTGCGAAAACAAGTACTGCCATCGAAGCCGAAGAGACGATCGGCGCCGACCGCATCCGCACCAATCCCCTGCCGTCGGCCGGCGCCCGCATCCTGGTCGCCGACGACAACGCCGACATGCGCGAATACCTGTGCAACCTGCTGCAATCGCACTGGCGCGTCGAGGCTGTCGGCAACGGCGCCGAGGCGCTGGAGTCGGTGCGCGCCAATCCGCCCGACCTGATCCTGTCCGACGTCATGATGCCGCAGCTCGACGGCTTCGGACTGCTGAATGCGCTGCGCAGCGAAGACGCCAGCAAGGATATTCCCTTTCTCCTGCTGTCGGCGCGTGCCGGCGAAGAGGCGCGGCTGGAAGGTATCGCCGCGGGTGCAGACGATTATCTGGTCAAGCCGTTTTCCAGCCGCGAGCTGATTACCAGGATCGAATCCATGCTGCTGCGTTCGCAGATCCGCGCCATGGAGAAACGCCATGCCGACCGCATGGCCACGATTTTCGCCCAGGCGCCGGTGGCCATCGCCATCACGCGCGGCCCCAATCACGTCTTCGAACTGGCCAATACGCCCTATCAGGAGCTGGTCGGCAACCGCCCCATCATCGGTCGCACCGTGCGCGAATCGCTGCCTGAACTGGAAGGCCAGGTGGTGCTCGAGCTGCTCGACAAAGTGTATCGTTCTGCCGAGCCCTACATCGGCCGGTCCCTGGGAGTGATGCTGCGGCGCAGCCCGGGGGCGGCGGAAGAACGCTTCTTCGATTTCGTCTATCAGCCGATGCTCAAGACCGACGGCAGCATTGAAGGCATTGCGGTAGTGGCCTTCGAAGTCACCGAGCTGACGCGCGCGCGCCAGGCGGCGGAAGTCGCCAACCGCACCAAGGATGAATTCCTCGCCATGCTCGGCCATGAACTGCGCAATCCCCTCACGCCGATTCTCACGGCGGTGCACCTGATGCGCCTGCGCGGCGGAGGCGGGATGGAAAAGGAATGCAGCGTGATCGAACGCCAGGCGCGCCACCTGGTGCGGCTGGTAGACGACTTGCTGGACGTCTCGCGGGTGGCGCAGGGCAAGATCAACCTGCAGAAAAAGAAACTCGAAATCGCCGACATCATCTCCAAGGCCGTCGAGACCGCCAGTCCGCTGCTGGAAGAGCGTCAGCACCGCCTCACCCTCAACGTACCGGCACAAGGCCTGCACGTGCACGCCGACCCGGAGCGTCTGACCCAGGTGCTCGCCAACCTGCTGACCAATGCCTGCAAGTACACCGAAAACCGCGGCCACATCAGCGTCGACGCCAGGCTCGACAACAACCAGATCGTGGTGGACGTACGTGACAACGGCATCGGCATTCGCCCGAATATGCTGCCGCACGTATTCGAAATGTTCGCCCAGGAAACCCAGGCGATCGATCGCGCCGGCGGCGGCCTCGGACTCGGCCTGGCGATCGTGCGCAGCCTGACGGAATTGCATGGAGGTTCAGTGCATGTATTTAGCGCCGGTCCGGGCGCGGGCAGCGTGTTCACGATCAAGCTGCCGGCCGTCCTCAGCGACGCCACGCCGATATTGCTGCCCTTGACTCCCGACAGCCTGCACGACCTGCAACCGGCGGAAAAAGGCTGCGCCATCCTGATCGTCGACGACAACCTGGACGCCGCGCAAATCCTCGGCGAACTCCTGACCATGCAAGGACATGAAATCCGCATCGCCTATGACGGACCGTCGGCGCTGGACATCGTCAAGGATTTCACACCGCGCATCGCCTTGCTGGACATCGGCCTGCCCATCATGGACGGCTACGAAGTCGCCGGCCATCTGCGCGCCATGCCGCAACTGGACGGCATCCGGCTGATCGCGCTGACCGGATACGGCCAGGCAAGCGACAAGCTGCGCTCGCTGCAGGCCGGCTTCGATCATCACCTGGTCAAGCCGGTCGATATCGATGTCGTGGAAGAACTGATCCGCAGCACGCTGGCTGCCTCCGCGGCTGCGTCCGAGGTCTCTGCCGGCGTGCTTGGCAATCTGATTGCCGGCGCCGCACCGGATGCTGAACCGGCCTGA
- a CDS encoding response regulator encodes MRKVLIVDDNPDAAEMMAMLLSSYGHKVQTAVDAESALRIANEFVPDAILLDIGLPGTDGYTIARILRRDPRFHGATLIALTGYGSAGDRERSAQAGFDHHLVKPAPIDQLLALIGTPE; translated from the coding sequence GTGCGCAAGGTATTGATCGTCGACGACAATCCGGATGCGGCCGAGATGATGGCCATGCTGCTGTCATCCTACGGCCACAAGGTGCAGACGGCCGTCGATGCCGAGTCGGCGCTGCGCATCGCCAACGAATTCGTGCCGGATGCGATCCTGCTCGACATCGGTTTGCCCGGCACGGACGGCTATACGATCGCGCGCATCCTGCGGCGCGACCCACGCTTTCACGGCGCTACGCTGATCGCCTTGACCGGTTACGGTTCGGCCGGCGATCGCGAGCGGTCGGCGCAGGCCGGATTCGACCATCACCTGGTCAAGCCGGCCCCGATCGACCAGTTGCTGGCGCTGATCGGGACGCCGGAATAG
- the ku gene encoding non-homologous end joining protein Ku: MRRALWKGAISFGLINIPVELFTAEKHDELDFTMLDKRDLSPVGYKRISKKTGKEVVWDNIVKGYEYEDGKYVLLSDEDLRRANVEATQTIDIESFVDAVQIPITYYEQPYYLAPLKSGAKAYALLRETLRKSGKVALARIVIRTRQHIAALTPFDDIINLITLRYPAELRAPDDLPVPDANPKKAGLSAKEVEMAQSLVESMSGEWDPESLRDTYRDDILAMVQKKIRSRQTHEIAEPEADDDSKPRSSAKVIDLMALLKQSIDGKGKKPAASAAKSRSKVGARPAAKTRARAASATRARA, translated from the coding sequence ATGCGGCGAGCACTATGGAAGGGCGCGATCAGTTTCGGGCTGATCAACATACCGGTCGAGCTGTTCACGGCCGAGAAGCATGACGAGCTCGACTTCACCATGCTGGACAAGCGCGACCTGTCCCCCGTCGGCTACAAGCGCATCAGCAAGAAAACCGGCAAGGAAGTGGTCTGGGACAACATCGTCAAAGGCTACGAATACGAAGACGGCAAATACGTGTTGCTGTCGGATGAAGACTTGCGGCGCGCCAACGTCGAAGCCACCCAGACCATCGACATCGAATCCTTCGTCGATGCAGTGCAGATCCCGATCACTTACTACGAACAGCCGTATTACCTGGCGCCCCTGAAAAGCGGCGCCAAGGCCTACGCCTTGCTGCGCGAGACGCTGCGCAAGAGCGGCAAGGTGGCGCTGGCGCGCATCGTCATCCGTACGCGCCAGCACATCGCCGCGCTGACCCCGTTCGACGACATCATCAACCTGATCACCTTGCGCTACCCGGCCGAACTGCGGGCGCCGGACGACTTGCCGGTGCCCGACGCCAATCCGAAGAAAGCCGGCCTCAGCGCGAAGGAAGTCGAGATGGCGCAGTCGCTGGTGGAAAGCATGTCGGGCGAGTGGGACCCGGAATCGCTGCGCGACACCTACCGCGACGACATCCTGGCGATGGTGCAAAAGAAGATCAGGAGCCGCCAGACCCACGAGATCGCCGAGCCGGAAGCCGATGACGACAGCAAGCCGCGCAGCAGCGCTAAGGTCATCGATCTGATGGCCTTGCTCAAGCAGAGCATCGATGGCAAGGGCAAGAAGCCGGCTGCGTCCGCCGCCAAAAGCCGCAGCAAGGTTGGCGCCAGGCCTGCCGCCAAGACCCGGGCAAGGGCCGCATCGGCAACGCGGGCGCGCGCATGA
- a CDS encoding glycosyltransferase, whose protein sequence is MIGVVIPVHNEEDYLRACLASIQLAVAHPGLPAEEVRVLAVLDACSDGSGDIARGLDVESISIDARNVGLARAAGAAALLQAGARWLAFTDADSVVAPAWLATQLALAAQDAADAVCGTIAVDDWSVHGERAPFLLRHFQATYFDQDQHRHIHGANLGVSATAYRLAGGFAALTCGEDVALVQALLACGARISWSAAPRVTTSSRISSHARGGFGDTLSAVARAAP, encoded by the coding sequence ATGATCGGCGTCGTGATCCCCGTGCATAACGAAGAAGACTATCTGCGCGCCTGCCTGGCCTCGATACAGCTGGCGGTTGCGCATCCGGGCCTGCCGGCCGAGGAGGTGCGCGTGCTGGCGGTGCTGGACGCCTGCAGCGACGGCTCGGGCGACATCGCGCGGGGACTGGACGTCGAATCCATCAGTATCGACGCGCGCAATGTCGGCCTGGCGCGGGCAGCAGGAGCAGCCGCTTTGCTGCAGGCGGGGGCGCGCTGGCTGGCGTTTACCGACGCCGACAGCGTGGTGGCGCCGGCCTGGCTGGCGACCCAGCTTGCCCTTGCTGCACAGGACGCGGCCGATGCAGTATGCGGCACCATCGCGGTGGACGACTGGTCGGTGCATGGCGAGCGCGCCCCGTTTCTGCTGCGGCACTTCCAGGCGACCTATTTCGATCAGGACCAGCATCGCCATATCCACGGCGCCAACCTGGGCGTGTCAGCGACGGCATACCGGCTGGCGGGCGGCTTTGCGGCGCTGACGTGCGGCGAGGACGTGGCGCTGGTGCAGGCGCTGCTTGCCTGCGGCGCGCGGATATCCTGGAGCGCCGCGCCCCGCGTGACGACGAGCAGCCGTATCAGCAGCCACGCACGCGGCGGTTTCGGCGATACCCTGTCGGCAGTGGCGAGGGCCGCGCCATAG